From Acidobacteriota bacterium, a single genomic window includes:
- a CDS encoding aminotransferase class IV, producing MPEPEDFVALNESIIPAADANLASLSNAALYGKGVFTTIAINAGKPVFWEKHWHRLTDNAARLGIGSPNRSSVLSALTRLIETSKLGRGRARVTVFDESRSPLWSTSHKVGSSVLITTAGPRELPRTLRLNLSRYCVNSRSPLAGIKSCNYLEQTLVLDEARKRGFDEAIRLNEHGDIVSAAMANVFWVKNGAVFTPDLETGCLAGTTRGFVIENFGVDEVRAGLPALETADEVFVTSAGIGIRRAVFNDLENASDAITDKVIDAFRKIVAGSSF from the coding sequence ATGCCCGAACCAGAAGATTTTGTCGCCCTGAACGAATCCATCATTCCAGCCGCTGATGCTAATCTGGCATCGCTTTCAAACGCCGCGCTTTACGGCAAAGGCGTTTTCACAACGATCGCGATCAACGCCGGAAAGCCCGTCTTTTGGGAGAAACACTGGCATAGATTGACCGATAACGCCGCGCGACTCGGCATCGGATCGCCGAACAGATCGAGCGTTCTCTCTGCGCTTACGAGGCTTATCGAAACGAGCAAGCTTGGCCGCGGTCGTGCGCGTGTGACGGTTTTCGATGAATCTCGCAGTCCGCTCTGGTCGACCTCTCACAAAGTCGGATCTTCCGTGCTGATCACGACTGCCGGGCCGCGTGAGCTTCCCAGGACGCTGCGATTGAATCTGTCGAGGTATTGCGTTAACTCGCGCTCGCCGCTTGCCGGTATCAAATCGTGCAACTATTTGGAACAAACGCTGGTGCTCGATGAAGCCCGAAAACGCGGATTCGACGAAGCGATCCGACTCAATGAGCATGGCGACATCGTTTCCGCGGCAATGGCCAACGTATTCTGGGTGAAGAACGGCGCGGTTTTCACACCGGATCTCGAAACGGGCTGTCTTGCCGGCACGACGCGCGGGTTTGTTATCGAGAACTTTGGGGTCGACGAAGTCCGGGCCGGGCTTCCAGCCTTGGAAACCGCCGACGAAGTTTTCGTGACCTCGGCCGGGATCGGAATCAGGCGCGCCGTTTTCAACGATCTTGAAAACGCATCTGATGCGATAACGGATAAAGTCATCGACGCGTTCCGAAAGATCGTGGCCGGCAGCTCGTTCTGA
- a CDS encoding MBL fold metallo-hydrolase — translation MKITVLGSGSTGNAVLISTENTRVLVDAGMSAKQILERFVAVGEDPADLDGILVTHEHSDHAGGLRVLMKSVDCPVFISGETEEAYFSTRKGIQNGDSEGGKRRDALRNRTERIESSREFRIGDIDFEPFSVPHDAADNFGFVAKKDGVRVATLMDFGSITTLIKEKLRGCNAIVIESNHSRDMLKTCPVYSWDLKQRIAGRNGHLSNEDLSDWLTNDYDGGAEEIVLAHLSQRANEPHLAKLMAESALQMRPTLFRSNTTITLSFASRPTDWIRF, via the coding sequence ATGAAGATCACAGTCCTCGGAAGCGGATCGACGGGAAACGCGGTGCTCATCAGTACTGAAAACACACGCGTGCTCGTCGATGCCGGGATGAGCGCGAAACAGATCCTCGAACGGTTTGTCGCGGTCGGCGAAGATCCGGCCGACCTTGATGGGATTCTGGTAACCCACGAGCACAGCGATCACGCCGGCGGATTGCGCGTACTTATGAAATCGGTCGACTGTCCGGTCTTCATCTCCGGCGAGACGGAAGAGGCTTATTTCTCGACCCGAAAGGGAATTCAGAACGGCGACAGCGAAGGCGGAAAGCGTCGCGATGCGCTTCGGAATCGAACCGAACGCATCGAATCGAGCCGTGAGTTTCGCATTGGCGATATTGATTTCGAGCCTTTCAGCGTGCCGCACGACGCCGCGGACAACTTCGGCTTCGTCGCCAAAAAGGACGGCGTCAGGGTCGCGACATTGATGGATTTCGGCTCCATCACGACGCTCATCAAAGAGAAACTCCGCGGCTGCAACGCGATCGTCATCGAATCGAACCATAGTCGAGATATGCTCAAGACCTGCCCGGTTTACTCTTGGGATTTGAAACAGCGCATCGCCGGCCGCAACGGGCATTTGTCGAACGAGGATCTGTCGGACTGGCTGACGAACGACTACGACGGCGGCGCCGAAGAGATCGTCCTCGCGCATCTCTCGCAACGCGCCAATGAACCGCATCTCGCGAAGCTGATGGCCGAAAGTGCCCTTCAGATGCGCCCGACGCTGTTCAGATCGAATACGACGATTACGCTGTCATTCGCCAGCCGACCGACCGACTGGATCAGATTTTAG
- a CDS encoding SDR family oxidoreductase, translating to MKFTLITGASGGIGEAFARRLAHEKHNLVLVARSEDKLHRLSDELMLVHGVTVHYVALDLTSVDADKKLFAETERLGYEIDWLINNAGFGSMGDFINLDLERELNIIDLNISALVALTHRYLPAMRSRKHGVIINVSSAASFQPIPFFATYAATKAFVSSFTEAIAEENRPFGVRILALCPGATQTDFFNNARIEDPMMVKGMQKSEEVVEAALKAVQKGKPLVVSGFANYIGSVFGTVFPNSMITRVIARSLRKKYQG from the coding sequence ATGAAATTCACACTCATTACCGGTGCGTCCGGAGGAATCGGCGAGGCATTCGCCCGACGGCTCGCGCACGAGAAGCACAATTTGGTGCTTGTTGCCCGTTCGGAGGACAAACTCCATCGCTTAAGTGACGAGTTGATGCTCGTGCACGGCGTTACCGTTCACTACGTTGCGCTCGATTTGACTTCGGTTGACGCCGACAAGAAGCTTTTTGCCGAGACCGAGCGGCTCGGATACGAGATCGACTGGCTGATCAATAACGCTGGATTCGGCTCGATGGGGGATTTCATTAATCTTGATCTCGAACGGGAGCTGAATATAATCGACCTCAATATCTCGGCGCTTGTTGCGCTGACGCACCGCTACCTTCCGGCGATGCGATCGCGAAAACACGGGGTAATAATCAATGTTTCATCGGCCGCGAGTTTTCAGCCGATTCCGTTTTTCGCGACTTATGCGGCGACGAAGGCGTTTGTTTCATCGTTCACGGAGGCGATCGCCGAAGAAAATCGACCGTTCGGCGTCAGGATTCTGGCGCTATGCCCGGGCGCGACACAGACGGACTTTTTCAACAACGCGAGGATCGAGGATCCGATGATGGTCAAGGGAATGCAGAAGTCGGAGGAGGTAGTCGAAGCGGCGCTTAAGGCCGTTCAGAAAGGCAAACCGCTCGTCGTTTCGGGATTCGCGAATTATATCGGCTCGGTTTTCGGTACGGTCTTTCCGAATTCCATGATCACGCGTGTGATCGCGAGAAGTTTGCGGAAAAAGTATCAAGGATAA
- a CDS encoding GNAT family N-acetyltransferase, with the protein MIETERLVLRKYTMDDLPFLTVQRRIPEVARFIGGLELQTPEFIEKRVRFTIGNYEKGLGMCAMIWKETGENIGWSGLQPLEDSGEIEVGYGMVESFWRRGIGLECASAWLRYGFSTLGLERIVAVANKENTGSWRIMEKCGMAYEGMRDHYGMNLVYYAIDSSSFLRGENER; encoded by the coding sequence ATGATAGAAACTGAACGATTGGTCTTGAGAAAATACACAATGGACGATCTGCCGTTTTTGACCGTTCAAAGGAGAATTCCCGAAGTCGCGAGATTTATCGGCGGACTCGAACTGCAAACACCGGAATTTATTGAAAAACGGGTCAGGTTCACGATCGGGAATTATGAAAAGGGCCTCGGGATGTGCGCGATGATCTGGAAAGAGACCGGCGAGAACATCGGTTGGAGCGGACTTCAGCCGCTTGAGGACTCCGGCGAGATCGAGGTCGGCTACGGGATGGTCGAATCATTCTGGCGGCGCGGAATCGGACTCGAATGCGCGAGTGCCTGGTTAAGATACGGTTTCTCGACGCTTGGTCTCGAGCGGATCGTCGCCGTTGCGAACAAAGAGAACACGGGCTCGTGGCGAATAATGGAAAAATGCGGAATGGCGTATGAAGGGATGCGCGACCATTACGGAATGAATCTGGTCTATTATGCGATCGATAGTTCGAGTTTTCTGAGAGGCGAGAATGAACGTTAG
- a CDS encoding GNAT family N-acetyltransferase → MGTPKCDQIFVRSDMLETERLTLRKMVDDDLDAIYAMRSDADVMRYIREPQKRLEAANWIDLVSSRWESEGIGFCAMIIKETGEVAGWCGLWKLAESDEIEVGYAVAKRFWRRGYAVEAALRLLEYGFEVLGLEKIVAVAREQNLGSRRVMEKIGMEFDYIGHFYDSELVHYSITREEFFNNDRN, encoded by the coding sequence ATGGGAACACCGAAGTGCGATCAAATCTTCGTCCGCTCCGATATGCTCGAAACCGAAAGGCTGACGCTCCGTAAAATGGTCGATGACGATCTCGACGCGATCTATGCGATGCGGTCGGATGCGGACGTGATGCGTTATATTCGCGAGCCTCAAAAACGGCTCGAGGCCGCGAATTGGATCGATCTCGTCTCGTCGCGTTGGGAGTCGGAGGGGATCGGATTTTGCGCGATGATAATCAAGGAAACCGGCGAAGTTGCCGGTTGGTGCGGACTCTGGAAGCTTGCCGAATCGGACGAGATCGAGGTCGGCTACGCAGTCGCGAAGCGGTTTTGGCGACGGGGATATGCGGTTGAAGCGGCGTTGAGGCTTTTGGAATACGGCTTCGAAGTCCTCGGCCTCGAAAAGATCGTCGCCGTGGCGCGGGAGCAAAATCTGGGATCGCGACGCGTGATGGAAAAGATCGGGATGGAGTTTGACTACATCGGGCATTTCTACGATTCCGAACTGGTTCATTACTCGATCACGCGCGAGGAGTTTTTCAACAATGATAGAAACTGA
- a CDS encoding TonB family protein: MSPRFLTLTLILLFAVSAFGQTKARLFTEFGQATNCEMIQAQLDGFLLELQNDPTVGAAIVTYGDRTKPLDSFFREAMIKRYLLSRRIDLERSQMIRGESRPETKTEIWLVPAGAENPEIARADWSYDLSGLTAPLKFGSTGEIGMVECENYDFGILVKLLTANPSMTVKAVIKESSTAKYRVAAKEFGDALAEEGVDRTRFSSSYVRVKGGKYLESTEIWLVPSKTLIQDGPKSDQPPTNASVQTGSTSGADKSTPGVISGGVINGKATILPAPAYPAAARAVKASGAVNVEVLIDEQGNVISAEAVAGHPLLRASAVNAAKAAKFSPTLLNGTPVKVKGFLVFNFQP, encoded by the coding sequence ATGAGCCCGAGATTTCTGACGCTGACGCTGATTCTGCTTTTCGCTGTGTCCGCATTTGGACAAACCAAGGCGCGGCTCTTTACCGAATTCGGTCAGGCGACCAATTGCGAAATGATCCAAGCGCAGCTCGACGGTTTTCTGCTCGAACTTCAGAACGATCCGACCGTCGGCGCTGCGATCGTGACTTACGGCGATCGGACAAAGCCCTTGGACTCGTTTTTTCGGGAGGCGATGATCAAACGATATCTTTTGAGCCGACGAATTGATCTCGAAAGGTCACAGATGATTCGCGGCGAGTCCCGGCCGGAGACGAAGACCGAGATCTGGCTGGTGCCGGCCGGAGCTGAAAATCCGGAGATCGCACGAGCGGATTGGAGCTACGATCTTTCCGGCCTAACGGCGCCGTTGAAGTTCGGCTCAACAGGGGAAATCGGAATGGTCGAATGTGAGAATTATGATTTCGGAATACTCGTGAAACTTCTTACCGCGAATCCTTCAATGACGGTAAAGGCCGTGATCAAGGAATCCAGTACCGCCAAATACCGAGTTGCCGCAAAGGAATTTGGAGACGCTCTGGCAGAAGAGGGTGTTGACCGAACCCGCTTCAGTTCCTCTTATGTCCGCGTCAAAGGCGGAAAGTACCTCGAGTCGACCGAGATATGGCTGGTTCCGAGCAAGACGTTGATTCAGGACGGGCCAAAGTCAGATCAACCTCCGACGAACGCTTCGGTCCAAACCGGCAGTACGTCGGGGGCCGACAAGAGCACTCCGGGCGTCATCAGCGGCGGCGTCATCAACGGCAAGGCGACGATATTGCCCGCACCGGCGTATCCGGCCGCCGCGCGCGCGGTCAAAGCGTCCGGCGCCGTTAATGTCGAGGTTTTGATCGATGAGCAGGGAAACGTGATTTCTGCCGAAGCGGTCGCCGGCCACCCACTGCTTCGGGCATCAGCGGTAAACGCCGCAAAAGCCGCGAAATTCAGTCCGACGCTCCTTAACGGAACACCGGTCAAGGTGAAGGGTTTTCTGGTGTTCAATTTTCAACCATAG
- a CDS encoding PD40 domain-containing protein: MKHLWAILLLLVGSLSCIAQEQKARPVYYFNPDWSPGDKRIVFESTKDGKFAIYTIKSDGSDLKKLTSGEANDEQPRWSPDGKQIVFISDRDDHLQLYLMNADGSNQRRLTNSPDIDYLPDFSPDGKRVVFMSRKERASAIHDIFAIRIDGTERTRLTDAATNEMSPLWSPDGKRILFERNIVPKPTYREMSRDEVLGMRRSQELFIMNSDGSGIARLTENDVAESGARWARNGKRIYFVSERDGATNVYSMKPDGSDVRKVADGKIVSNPNVSHDGKRFVYSKEVDKQWGLYVFEIQTQKESLIYGGPSK; encoded by the coding sequence ATGAAACATCTTTGGGCGATCCTTCTATTGCTGGTCGGCTCTCTCTCGTGTATTGCGCAGGAACAGAAGGCGAGACCAGTCTACTACTTCAATCCGGACTGGTCGCCGGGTGACAAGCGGATCGTTTTCGAATCGACAAAAGACGGGAAATTCGCGATCTACACGATCAAGAGCGACGGATCGGATCTCAAGAAGCTGACGAGCGGCGAGGCGAACGACGAGCAGCCGCGTTGGTCGCCCGACGGCAAGCAGATCGTCTTTATTTCCGACCGTGACGACCATCTTCAGTTGTATTTGATGAATGCCGACGGATCGAATCAACGCCGTTTGACGAATTCGCCCGACATCGACTATCTGCCGGATTTCTCGCCGGACGGAAAACGAGTCGTTTTTATGTCGCGGAAAGAACGTGCGAGCGCGATTCACGACATCTTCGCAATTCGTATCGACGGCACCGAACGAACGCGGCTGACCGATGCCGCCACAAACGAGATGAGTCCGCTCTGGTCACCTGACGGCAAACGGATCCTGTTCGAGCGAAACATCGTTCCGAAGCCGACCTACCGCGAGATGTCCCGGGACGAGGTTCTCGGGATGCGCCGTTCGCAGGAGCTTTTCATTATGAATAGCGACGGTTCGGGGATCGCCAGGCTGACCGAGAACGACGTCGCGGAATCGGGAGCGAGATGGGCACGGAACGGAAAGCGGATCTATTTCGTCTCGGAGCGCGACGGCGCGACGAACGTTTACTCGATGAAGCCGGACGGCTCCGATGTTCGAAAAGTCGCCGACGGCAAGATCGTTTCAAACCCTAACGTCTCGCACGACGGGAAGCGCTTCGTCTATTCCAAAGAGGTCGACAAACAATGGGGGCTTTACGTTTTTGAGATTCAAACGCAGAAAGAAAGTCTGATCTATGGCGGGCCTTCCAAGTGA
- a CDS encoding sigma-70 family RNA polymerase sigma factor, translated as MIESRDESDLLAEFKNGNREAFGALYVRHRRRVFSIAVNYFGGDSERAGDVVQQVFLKLFRNSAGFRGEAEFTTWLYRVTVNACIDEQRKFGRFFGLEDFFGLADWRIRHDERFQQLQISQQVQKAIATLKPEYRSPLVLKYTEGLSYQEIAEVLEISIGTVSSRLNRGHAMLAKKLAHLRGEV; from the coding sequence ATGATCGAATCGAGAGACGAGAGTGACTTGCTTGCCGAATTCAAGAACGGCAACCGCGAGGCTTTTGGGGCTCTTTACGTTCGTCATCGCCGTCGTGTCTTTTCGATCGCGGTGAATTATTTCGGCGGCGATTCCGAGCGTGCTGGAGATGTCGTGCAACAGGTCTTTTTGAAGTTATTCCGAAATTCGGCCGGCTTTCGCGGTGAAGCCGAGTTCACGACCTGGCTCTATCGCGTGACGGTCAATGCCTGCATCGATGAGCAGCGCAAGTTCGGTCGGTTCTTCGGACTCGAGGATTTTTTCGGACTTGCCGACTGGAGAATCCGTCACGACGAGCGTTTCCAGCAGTTGCAGATCTCGCAACAGGTCCAAAAAGCGATTGCGACATTGAAACCGGAATACCGGTCACCGCTCGTTTTGAAGTACACCGAAGGTTTGAGCTATCAGGAAATTGCGGAAGTTTTGGAGATTTCGATCGGAACGGTTTCGTCGCGGCTCAATCGCGGACACGCGATGCTTGCGAAAAAGCTCGCGCACTTGAGGGGCGAGGTATGA
- a CDS encoding FecR domain-containing protein: MSVASESGMNNVHYKDQLSGFVNHELTDDQRQNVGEHLLVCPDCRSALDEIRFGAQLARALEQHDPPPEVWERLEARLDKRRAFALFGIFSPAFAGLMFVAVVGIAIAIYFGVSGEGTGGWRIETLAGSTSVGERLGVGQTLETDASSRARLQVADIGNVEIASNSRVKLIDSKSDQYRLSLERGRLSARILAPPRLFIVDTPSAVAVDLGCAYTLDVDENGDSNLHVTSGYVALERDGRDVIVPAGAMAITKKGIGLGTPFADDASDEFRRVLYRIDFENGGREALIELIGKARKDDSISLWHLLRSVPREDRETVFDAMSKFVKLPPDTTRAGILDLDKKMLDALWYQVKIVWFEG, from the coding sequence ATGAGCGTTGCGTCGGAGAGCGGTATGAATAACGTGCATTACAAGGATCAACTGTCGGGGTTCGTCAATCACGAGCTAACGGACGATCAACGCCAAAACGTCGGCGAGCATCTCCTCGTATGCCCCGATTGCAGGAGCGCGCTCGACGAGATCAGGTTCGGCGCGCAACTCGCGAGAGCGCTCGAGCAACACGATCCGCCGCCTGAAGTTTGGGAGCGTCTTGAAGCGAGGCTCGATAAACGGCGCGCTTTTGCGTTGTTCGGCATTTTTTCGCCGGCGTTCGCAGGGCTGATGTTCGTCGCCGTCGTGGGAATTGCGATCGCCATCTATTTTGGCGTCAGCGGCGAAGGCACAGGTGGCTGGAGGATCGAAACGCTTGCCGGTTCAACTTCGGTCGGAGAGCGTCTCGGTGTCGGCCAAACGCTCGAAACCGATGCGAGTTCACGTGCAAGATTACAAGTTGCGGATATCGGCAATGTCGAAATAGCGTCGAATTCGCGCGTAAAACTCATCGATTCGAAATCCGATCAGTATCGCCTTTCGCTCGAACGCGGCCGGCTATCCGCCAGAATTCTCGCGCCGCCGAGGCTTTTCATCGTCGACACGCCGTCGGCGGTCGCGGTCGATCTCGGCTGCGCTTACACGCTCGACGTCGATGAAAACGGCGATTCGAATCTGCACGTCACTTCGGGTTACGTCGCGCTCGAACGTGACGGCCGCGACGTCATCGTTCCGGCCGGGGCGATGGCCATCACCAAAAAAGGGATCGGGCTTGGGACGCCGTTCGCCGATGACGCTTCGGACGAGTTTCGGCGAGTTCTATATCGAATCGATTTCGAAAACGGCGGGCGCGAAGCCTTGATAGAGTTGATCGGAAAAGCCAGAAAGGACGATTCGATCTCGCTTTGGCATTTGCTGAGAAGCGTGCCCAGGGAAGATCGCGAAACCGTGTTCGACGCAATGTCGAAATTTGTGAAGCTGCCGCCCGACACGACGCGTGCGGGGATACTCGATCTTGACAAGAAAATGCTCGACGCACTTTGGTATCAGGTGAAGATCGTTTGGTTCGAAGGCTAG
- a CDS encoding DUF1015 domain-containing protein encodes MAKIKPFRALRPDANDAKEVSSVPYDVLNAMEARAIAASNPMSFLRVSRSEIDLPDGADPYSDAVYAKAKENLARLQSEGILKPEGEPCLYVYQLRMGEQVQTSVVACCAIDEYDDGRIKKHEKTRPDKENDRTRHMIELEAQTGLIFLCYRGTDELNSLIGEVTKSAPLFDFWADDINKNSIRNTVWKISTTEPIVRAFEDVPSIYIADGHHRAASSSRARAAMRDANPQHTGDEEYNFVIAALFPAEQLRILPYNRVVKDLNGLSSEEFLAKTAESGFVITEADSPEPQNPGEICVYLEGRWHRMLFNIQYFAAPPVIESLDVSRLENFVLRPILGIEDVRTDKRIDFIGGIRGTEELERLVDSGAWKVAFSMFPTTVGDLLQVSDENQIMPPKSTWFEPKLRDGLLIHCF; translated from the coding sequence ATGGCAAAGATCAAACCGTTCCGTGCCCTGCGCCCGGATGCAAATGACGCAAAAGAAGTCTCAAGCGTTCCGTACGACGTTCTCAACGCGATGGAAGCGCGCGCGATAGCGGCCTCTAATCCGATGAGTTTTCTTCGCGTGTCGCGTTCGGAGATCGATCTGCCGGACGGCGCGGATCCGTATTCCGATGCAGTTTACGCCAAGGCGAAAGAGAATCTCGCGCGTCTTCAGAGCGAAGGAATCCTCAAACCCGAAGGCGAACCGTGTCTTTACGTCTATCAATTGCGGATGGGCGAACAGGTTCAGACGAGCGTCGTCGCCTGTTGCGCGATCGACGAATACGACGACGGCCGGATCAAGAAGCACGAGAAAACGCGGCCCGACAAAGAGAATGACCGGACGCGCCATATGATCGAGCTCGAAGCGCAAACCGGTCTGATCTTTCTTTGCTATCGCGGGACCGACGAGCTCAACTCACTGATCGGCGAAGTCACGAAGTCCGCGCCCTTGTTCGATTTTTGGGCCGACGACATCAACAAAAATTCGATTCGCAATACCGTTTGGAAGATCTCCACGACCGAACCGATCGTCCGTGCGTTCGAAGATGTTCCGTCGATCTATATCGCCGACGGCCATCACCGCGCGGCGAGCAGTTCACGCGCGCGGGCAGCAATGCGCGATGCGAATCCGCAGCACACCGGCGACGAGGAGTACAACTTCGTCATCGCCGCGCTCTTTCCTGCGGAACAACTTCGAATCCTTCCTTACAACCGGGTCGTAAAGGACTTGAACGGACTTTCATCCGAGGAGTTTTTGGCGAAGACCGCCGAATCAGGTTTCGTGATCACCGAAGCCGACAGTCCGGAGCCGCAAAACCCGGGCGAGATCTGCGTTTATCTCGAAGGGCGTTGGCATCGGATGTTGTTCAATATCCAGTATTTCGCGGCCCCGCCGGTGATCGAGTCGCTGGACGTGAGCCGTTTGGAGAATTTCGTTTTGCGTCCGATCCTCGGCATCGAAGACGTGAGAACGGACAAGCGCATCGACTTCATCGGCGGCATTCGCGGAACCGAAGAACTCGAACGGCTGGTCGACTCCGGAGCCTGGAAGGTCGCGTTCTCGATGTTTCCGACGACCGTCGGAGATTTGCTGCAGGTGTCGGACGAGAATCAGATAATGCCGCCGAAATCGACGTGGTTCGAGCCGAAACTACGCGACGGGCTGTTGATTCACTGCTTCTAG
- a CDS encoding nuclear transport factor 2 family protein — MILDFGFHRIVLLTVFLAAASGCSSERPATSPAETLKAYVAAQQKGDIEGMKRLLSRGSIAFIETNAKIQNRSVDDVLREETKVKIPNLPVTRNEKIEGETATVEVRDDATGQFDLVYPFVREEGTWKLARDKQIEAILKKANEAREKLVSDVANASRANSNSNSNK; from the coding sequence GTGATTTTGGATTTTGGATTTCATCGAATTGTCCTTTTGACCGTTTTTCTCGCGGCAGCCTCCGGCTGTTCGTCCGAAAGACCTGCGACGAGTCCGGCGGAGACCCTTAAGGCATACGTCGCGGCGCAGCAAAAGGGCGATATCGAAGGAATGAAGCGGCTCCTTTCGCGCGGGTCGATCGCGTTCATCGAAACCAACGCGAAGATCCAGAACCGCAGCGTCGATGATGTCCTGCGCGAAGAGACAAAGGTCAAGATCCCAAATCTCCCGGTAACCCGAAACGAGAAGATCGAGGGTGAAACCGCGACCGTCGAGGTTCGCGACGACGCAACCGGTCAATTCGATCTCGTCTATCCTTTCGTTCGCGAGGAAGGCACTTGGAAACTGGCGCGCGACAAACAGATCGAAGCGATCCTGAAAAAGGCCAACGAAGCGCGTGAGAAACTCGTTTCGGACGTTGCGAACGCGTCGCGGGCAAACTCGAACTCAAATTCGAACAAATAA
- a CDS encoding 4a-hydroxytetrahydrobiopterin dehydratase — translation MERRKLETQEIAKRLGKVAGWTSEDDFLKKRFEFGNFAESLAFVNAVGEIAERHDHHPDITFGWGYAEISLTTHDRGGITNFDFAVATEIEQI, via the coding sequence ATGGAACGCAGGAAACTCGAGACGCAAGAAATCGCCAAAAGACTCGGTAAGGTCGCCGGATGGACGTCGGAGGACGATTTTTTGAAAAAGCGTTTTGAGTTCGGGAATTTCGCCGAAAGTCTCGCGTTCGTGAACGCCGTCGGCGAGATCGCCGAGCGTCACGACCATCATCCAGACATCACGTTTGGCTGGGGCTATGCCGAGATCAGCCTGACGACTCACGATCGCGGCGGCATCACGAATTTCGACTTCGCCGTCGCGACGGAGATCGAACAGATCTGA
- a CDS encoding carboxypeptidase regulatory-like domain-containing protein, with product MKRKIEPLVSVLLLALILFLVFVAITRGQTSEIVASGGQFSVEKQVVAGGGNAMSQSALDQTGTGGQTIAGVRSSGGTFYLYSGFWTPEDFAPTASLAVVGGRVLTADGRGIRNARVTVTFPNGTTRTAVSGSFGYYGISEIPVGATYVITVMSKRFTFVQQTVVREVVDDVRDIDFIASEN from the coding sequence ATGAAAAGGAAAATTGAACCGCTCGTATCGGTTCTTTTGCTGGCGCTGATCCTCTTTCTTGTATTCGTTGCGATCACTCGCGGGCAGACGAGCGAGATCGTCGCGAGCGGCGGACAGTTTTCGGTCGAGAAACAGGTCGTCGCCGGCGGCGGAAACGCGATGTCGCAGTCGGCCCTCGACCAGACGGGAACCGGCGGACAAACGATCGCCGGCGTTCGTTCGAGCGGCGGAACGTTTTATCTGTATTCCGGATTCTGGACGCCGGAAGACTTCGCGCCGACAGCCTCATTGGCAGTCGTTGGCGGACGTGTCCTGACCGCCGATGGCCGCGGCATCCGCAACGCGCGGGTAACGGTGACGTTTCCGAACGGCACAACGCGAACGGCTGTTTCCGGATCTTTTGGCTATTACGGAATTTCCGAAATTCCGGTCGGCGCGACCTATGTGATCACCGTTATGTCAAAGCGCTTCACGTTTGTGCAACAGACGGTGGTGAGGGAAGTTGTCGATGATGTTCGGGACATTGATTTCATTGCGTCGGAAAATTAG